A genomic stretch from Candidatus Nitrotoga arctica includes:
- a CDS encoding Het-C domain-containing protein, which produces MTRKTIQHLVLSFGLITHLVQLVECIAEPVKPPVPSEVVPDLRRVKPTVVCIDCSEPFDTATHKKVLKGLVDNSYIGELRKALYLQDSLHQFESKAHFDNCDFDGAIAYIDMLIDQVNGHVNGAQKAKKAGDSAKTQAAAHNAFFAIGQVLHAVQDFYAHSNYVELTEQSVNRITDLDVIAPWQSEGKARINQLRQDGRKGLVSGFVFWGFPQLCPLGSMSHADLAKDNATTTSGKVKVANLENLSQYDIAVYLAREASIKFLREAFKWWPLLKELNGPNLAFDVLLDRREI; this is translated from the coding sequence TTGACAAGAAAAACCATACAGCACCTTGTTTTGAGTTTTGGGTTAATCACCCACTTAGTTCAATTAGTTGAGTGTATAGCTGAACCTGTTAAACCTCCCGTACCGTCCGAAGTTGTGCCAGATCTACGCAGAGTCAAACCAACGGTGGTATGCATTGACTGCTCCGAGCCATTCGACACAGCCACGCACAAAAAAGTGTTGAAAGGACTAGTCGATAATTCTTACATCGGAGAACTCCGCAAGGCACTATATCTGCAGGATTCATTGCATCAATTCGAATCCAAAGCCCACTTCGATAACTGTGATTTTGATGGAGCTATCGCTTATATAGATATGCTGATCGATCAGGTAAACGGACATGTCAATGGTGCGCAAAAAGCGAAAAAAGCAGGCGATTCCGCTAAAACCCAAGCCGCTGCACATAATGCTTTTTTCGCTATCGGACAGGTGCTTCATGCCGTCCAAGATTTTTACGCGCACTCAAACTATGTCGAATTGACCGAACAGAGTGTAAATCGGATAACTGATTTGGACGTCATTGCTCCGTGGCAGTCGGAAGGAAAGGCACGTATCAATCAACTTCGCCAAGATGGGCGGAAAGGTTTGGTATCTGGATTCGTCTTCTGGGGCTTCCCTCAACTTTGCCCATTAGGCTCCATGTCTCATGCCGACCTAGCAAAAGACAATGCAACTACTACCAGTGGCAAGGTGAAAGTCGCCAATCTTGAGAACCTAAGTCAGTATGATATCGCCGTTTACCTTGCTCGAGAGGCATCGATAAAATTTCTGAGGGAAGCGTTTAAATGGTGGCCATTGCTTAAAGAGTTAAATGGGCCCAATTTAGCATTTGACGTTCTGCTCGACCGGCGCGAAATTTAA
- a CDS encoding ImmA/IrrE family metallo-endopeptidase: MSHYLSSLGLVSLLICLQITVSEAKLNKDIKDVVITRGLRHTNQDQQIVAKAIERANLFLEERKIRLSPSWSNVIKNNSADDDVSVYLVEKRGDDTTTPAWVPKDCHCVFVNPKFLASWAANNSKGIGRMSIDREYFLTYILLHEVGHISKHTSAKVFDESTMNLLNIDKTKEKANEEDADKFAAELLRKYSRQSHVNSASLEANWVISELSKLSWNMQAFRTLDEFGAFALGKPSVYFDNGYSHPNLAWRILKVNYLIQQTEATQALLNSFEEARQRGANPEPLYNYRE; the protein is encoded by the coding sequence ATGTCCCATTATCTATCTAGTTTAGGCTTAGTCTCTCTCCTGATCTGTCTTCAGATTACAGTAAGTGAAGCTAAATTAAACAAAGATATTAAAGATGTCGTTATAACGCGGGGACTTAGACATACTAATCAAGATCAGCAGATAGTAGCCAAAGCTATTGAACGAGCTAACCTCTTTCTGGAAGAAAGGAAAATTCGATTATCTCCTTCTTGGAGCAATGTCATTAAGAACAATTCGGCAGACGATGATGTATCGGTCTACTTGGTGGAAAAACGAGGCGATGACACGACAACTCCGGCTTGGGTACCAAAAGATTGCCATTGCGTCTTCGTGAACCCCAAATTTCTCGCATCTTGGGCTGCTAATAACTCAAAAGGAATCGGACGAATGTCGATCGACCGAGAGTATTTTCTGACTTATATTCTGCTCCATGAGGTTGGGCACATTTCAAAACACACCTCCGCAAAAGTGTTCGATGAAAGCACAATGAACTTATTAAATATTGATAAAACTAAGGAAAAAGCCAATGAGGAGGACGCTGACAAATTCGCCGCAGAATTACTGCGCAAGTACTCAAGGCAATCACATGTGAACAGCGCATCCCTTGAAGCGAACTGGGTGATAAGCGAATTGTCGAAGCTAAGCTGGAACATGCAGGCCTTCCGGACACTTGATGAATTTGGAGCTTTCGCTCTTGGCAAGCCCAGTGTGTACTTCGATAACGGTTATTCCCATCCAAATTTGGCCTGGCGCATTCTAAAGGTCAATTACCTAATTCAGCAAACCGAAGCTACTCAAGCTTTGTTGAACTCTTTCGAAGAAGCGCGTCAACGTGGCGCTAATCCTGAGCCGTTATACAACTATCGAGAATAA